Proteins from one Vibrio pomeroyi genomic window:
- a CDS encoding GNAT family N-acetyltransferase encodes MEIKVAEYKDYERIAQLHADSWKLYYRGILADDYLEHDVLEDRSVIWQTRLINPPFNQHVLLLEEGGLLVGFVCAFGNHNFERGTFIDALHVDNNYRGRGVGKRLLSELSKWLQQYYSDSGLYLEVMSENHQAIAFYEAIGGKEELEQVWNAPCGSQVNEKVISWGSPVELEQKTASTAYS; translated from the coding sequence ATGGAAATTAAGGTAGCTGAATATAAAGATTATGAGCGGATTGCCCAATTACACGCGGATAGCTGGAAGCTATATTACCGTGGCATTCTTGCTGATGATTACCTAGAACATGATGTTTTGGAGGACAGATCTGTTATTTGGCAGACTCGTTTGATAAATCCTCCTTTCAACCAACATGTTTTATTGCTTGAAGAAGGCGGTTTACTGGTTGGTTTTGTCTGCGCGTTTGGTAATCACAACTTTGAGCGTGGCACGTTCATTGATGCGTTACATGTAGATAATAATTACCGTGGTCGCGGCGTAGGCAAGCGCTTATTGTCTGAACTGTCGAAGTGGTTGCAACAATATTACTCGGATTCAGGGCTTTACCTAGAGGTGATGTCTGAAAACCATCAAGCCATTGCATTCTATGAAGCGATTGGTGGTAAAGAAGAGCTAGAACAAGTTTGGAACGCACCGTGTGGCAGCCAAGTGAACGAAAAAGTGATCTCTTGGGGCTCTCCGGTCGAACTTGAACAGAAGACAGCCAGCACAGCCTATTCTTAA
- a CDS encoding fatty acid desaturase: protein MNSADKPSTKKPPLIWLNIFVFSFSMLLAVVAAPVYGYFFGYGMEHWIWLAICFTFCNLSITTGYHRLWSHKAFEAHSSLRFLFALGGAFALQNSALHWSSDHRVHHKHVDNNDKDPYSAKRGFWYSHIGWMIRNYSTSMYENYENCRDLKKDKIVMWQHKHYVLLALIMNFGVPIALGVIYGDVIGMLLIVGAVRLVLNHHTTFFINSLAHIWGSQPFTDKNTARDNGVLAVLTFGEGYHNFHHIFENDYRNGIYWWQYDPTKWLIKSASLMGLASKLKKTPQARIEKAEATMLLKRTQQKIMHRADKQQIADKLQQEFDALVSNMNEYYEVKKQLLESKREDVVKKYEHSVLKVRYQQIKMNFEQQKKNWAMTVEQYA, encoded by the coding sequence ATGAATAGTGCTGACAAACCATCAACAAAAAAGCCGCCGTTAATCTGGCTTAATATTTTTGTATTCTCTTTTAGTATGCTGCTTGCTGTTGTTGCAGCTCCCGTTTATGGCTATTTTTTTGGCTATGGAATGGAGCACTGGATATGGCTAGCGATCTGTTTTACGTTTTGTAATCTGTCGATCACGACGGGCTATCACCGTTTATGGTCTCACAAGGCATTTGAAGCACATTCAAGCCTAAGATTCCTATTTGCTTTAGGTGGTGCCTTTGCCCTGCAGAACAGCGCTCTCCATTGGTCTTCTGATCACCGTGTGCATCACAAGCATGTCGATAACAACGACAAAGACCCGTACTCTGCAAAACGCGGCTTTTGGTACTCGCACATTGGTTGGATGATTCGTAACTACAGCACCTCAATGTATGAAAACTATGAAAACTGTCGTGACCTGAAGAAAGACAAGATCGTAATGTGGCAGCACAAGCACTACGTTCTTCTGGCGTTGATCATGAACTTCGGTGTTCCTATCGCCTTAGGCGTGATTTACGGTGATGTGATTGGCATGTTGTTAATCGTCGGTGCAGTTCGTTTGGTCCTTAACCACCACACAACATTCTTCATCAACTCTCTTGCTCACATCTGGGGTAGCCAACCTTTTACTGACAAAAACACAGCGCGTGATAACGGTGTGCTAGCAGTACTCACTTTCGGCGAAGGCTACCACAACTTCCACCACATCTTTGAGAATGACTACCGTAATGGTATTTACTGGTGGCAATACGATCCAACGAAATGGTTGATTAAGAGTGCTTCATTGATGGGCTTAGCAAGTAAACTAAAGAAAACGCCTCAAGCTCGCATTGAAAAAGCTGAAGCGACAATGCTGCTTAAGCGCACACAGCAAAAGATCATGCACCGTGCCGACAAGCAACAAATCGCAGATAAGCTTCAACAAGAGTTTGATGCTCTAGTGTCAAACATGAACGAGTACTACGAAGTCAAAAAGCAACTACTTGAAAGCAAACGCGAAGACGTGGTGAAAAAATACGAACATTCTGTACTTAAAGTTCGTTACCAGCAAATCAAAATGAACTTCGAACAGCAGAAGAAAAATTGGGCGATGACGGTTGAGCAATATGCTTAA